A genome region from Manihot esculenta cultivar AM560-2 chromosome 5, M.esculenta_v8, whole genome shotgun sequence includes the following:
- the LOC110614856 gene encoding GATA transcription factor 4: MDVYGISTPDCFRIDDLLDFSNEDLFSSSTSTSSSVATDHHRHLSLPENPSIHHFPSSAPFNSGLSTDFTDHLLVPSDDVAELEWLSQFVDDSCIEFPANSLSGTINIRSETSFCAKARSKRSRGTAINATPWISSSPEIPSPTTGKLKSKKEINRASSPTAEGGVRRCTHCASEKTPQWRTGPLGPKTLCNACGVRYKSGRLVPEYRPAASPTFVLTQHSNSHRKVLELRRQKEMMMQQQQQQEEQRIYHHHLHPKQNFEIC; the protein is encoded by the exons ATGGACGTTTACGGAATTTCCACACCTGACTGTTTCCGCATTGACGACCTCCTGGACTTCTCCAACGAGGACCTCTTCTCCTCCTCCACTTCCACCTCTTCCTCCGTCGCCACCGACCACCATCGCCATCTTTCTCTACCTGAAAATCCTTCCATTCACCACTTCCCTTCTTCCGCTCCCTTTAATTCCGGGCTCTCCACGGATTTCACCGATCACCTTCTCGTCCCT AGTGATGACGTGGCTGAGTTGGAGTGGCTATCGCAATTTGTAGACGACTCGTGCATAGAGTTTCCTGCTAACTCGCTTTCCGGTACGATCAACATCCGATCCGAAACATCATTTTGTGCGAAGGCTCGCAGCAAACGCTCAAGAGGCACAGCAATCAACGCTACTCCCTGGATATCATCTTCACCAGAAATTCCATCTCCTACAACTGGGAAATTGAAATCGAAGAAAGAGATCAATAGAGCATCATCACCGACGGCTGAGGGTGGAGTTAGGAGGTGCACCCACTGCGCTTCAGAGAAGACTCCACAGTGGCGCACAGGCCCACTGGGTCCCAAAACATTGTGCAATGCCTGCGGTGTAAGGTACAAATCGGGAAGGCTCGTCCCCGAATATAGACCGGCGGCCAGCCCGACATTCGTACTGACTCAGCACTCAAACTCCCACCGTAAGGTATTGGAGCTACGTAGGCAGAAGGAAATGATGATGCAGCAGCAACAGCAGCAGGAGGAACAACGCATCTACCATCACCATCTCCACCCCAAGCAGAACTTCGAAATTTGCTAA
- the LOC110615681 gene encoding T-complex protein 1 subunit alpha has protein sequence MAIAAQPLDILGERQSGQDVRTQNVVACQAVANIVKSSLGPVGLDKMLVDDIGDVTITNDGATILKMLEVEHPAAKVLVELAELQDREVGDGTTSVVIVAAELLKRANDLVRNKIHPTSIISGYRLAMREACKYVDEKLAVKVEKLGKDSLVNCAKTSMSSKLIADDSDFFANLVVDAVQAVKMTNARGEVKYPIKSINILKAHGKSAKDSYLLNGYALNTGRAAQGMPTRVAPARIACLDFNLQKTKMQLGVQVLVTDPRELEKIRQREADMTKERIGKLLKAGANVVLTTKGIDDMALKYFVEAGAIAVRRVRKEDMRHVAKATGATMVSTFADMEGEETFDQSLLGYADEVVEERIADDDVIMIKGTKSTSAVSLILRGANDYMLDEMERALHDALSIVKRTLESNMVVAGGGAVEAALSVYLEYLATTLGSREQLAIAEFAEALLIIPKVLAVNAAKDATELVAKLRAYHHTAQTKADKKHLSSMGLDLSKGTIRNNLEAGVIEPAMSKVKIIQFATEAAITILRIDDMIRLVKDESQNDEA, from the exons ATGGCAATCGCTGCACAACCTCTTGACATTCTAGGTGAACGGCAATCCGGCCAAGACGTTCGTACTCAGAATG TGGTGGCCTGTCAAGCTGTAGCTAACATTGTGAAATCTTCACTTGGTCCTGTTGGTCTGGACAAG ATGTTGGTAGATGATATTGGTGATGTAACAATTACCAACGATGGTGCCACTATCCTCAAGATGTTGGAAGTGGAGCATCCAGCTGCCAAG GTGCTTGTCGAGTTGGCGGAGCTTCAAGATCGAGAAGTAGGAGATGGAACAACTTCAGTTGTTATTGTTGCTGCAGAGTTGCTCAAG AGAGCAAATGATCTGGTGAGGAATAAGATACATCCAACATCAATAATCAGTGGATACAGA CTTGCTATGAGGGAGGCATGTAAATATGTTGATGAAAAATTGGCTGTGAAG GTTGAAAAGCTTGGAAAAGATTCTCTTGTAAATTGTGCTAAGACAAGCATGTCCTCAAAGTTGATAGCTGATGACAGTGATTTCTTTGCAAATCTG GTTGTAGATGCTGTGCAAGCAGTAAAGATGACCAATGCACGAGGCGAAGTCAAATACCCAATCAAG AGTATCAATATTTTGAAAGCTCATGGAAAAAGTGCAAAAGATAGCTACCTACTGAATGGCTATGCTCTAAATACTGGTCGTGCTGCTCAAGGTATGCCTACAAGAGTTGCACCTGCTAGAATTGCATGCCTTGACTTTAATCTTCAAAAGACAAAGATGCAATTGGGAGTACAAGTCTTAGTCACTGACCCCAGGGAGCTTGAGAAAATTCGTCAAAG GGAAGCGGATATGACAAAGGAACGCATAGGGAAGCTCTTGAAAGCTGGAGCCAATGTTGTTTTAACTACGAAAGGAATTGATGACATGGCTCTTAAG TATTTTGTGGAAGCTGGGGCTATTGCTGTGAGACGTGTTCGCAAAGAGGATATGCGGCATGTTGCCAAGGCAACTGGTGCAACCATG GTATCAACTTTTGCTGATATGGAAGGGGAGGAAACATTTGATCAGTCACTTCTTGGATATGCTGATGAGGTTGTGGAAGAGCGCATTGCTGATGATGATGTGATTATGATAAAAGGGACCAAATCTACAAGTGCG GTTTCTCTAATCCTTAGAGGCGCAAATGACTATATGTTGGATGAAATGGAGAGAGCTCTGCATGATGCTTTATCTATTGTTAAAAGGACCCTTGAATCCAATATG GTAGTAGCAGGTGGAGGTGCAGTTGAGGCTGCCTTGTCTGTGTATTTGGAGTATCTTGCTACAACTCTAGGATCTCGAGAACAGTTGGCAATTGCAGAGTTCGCTGAAGCTTTACTGATCATACCAAAG GTACTTGCTGTCAACGCGGCTAAGGATGCCACTGAATTGGTAGCAAAACTACGTGCTTACCACCACACTGCTCAAACAAAGGCTGACAAGAAACATTTATCAAG CATGGGGCTAGATCTTTCAAAGGGCACCATTCGTAACAACTTAGAAGCTGGAGTTATTGAACCTGCAATGAGCAAAGTGAAGATAATTCAG TTTGCCACTGAAGCAGCCATAACCATCCTTCGAATTGATGACATGATCAGGCTTGTGAAAGATGAAAGCCAAAATGATGAGGCGTAG